A stretch of DNA from Tautonia rosea:
CGGCCCGGGTCAGAAACTCTTGAGAGAATTCCGCCGGCTGGATGTCTGAATCGGCCAGATCGGCGATCTCGGCGACGAGCGTCCGGATCTGGTTCTTGGTCTGCTCAAGCAGGCCGGGATCGATCGGCTGTTGCTGCGGCTCTTGCGTCTTGGTCGTGTCTTCGGCCATTTGGCAGCCCCGAGGAGTTAGGCGTTCGCTCTCGAAGTCCGGCCGACCCGCGCTCGTGGTCTCGGTCCCAGGCGTTTCCCGACAAGGGGGGCCGTCACGCCGATGGTCTTCCCCCTTTGGAAAGGGGATAGCCCCGGTTACACCAACGGGACGCCTCAGCCCTCACCTTTCCCGGAACTTTTTTCCCATGCCGTCCCGAATTTTCTGAAGTCGTCTCCAGGGACGGGCCAGTTCTGTATAAACACAGCCACGCGAGCCTCGGGAATACCATGCTCACTCTCTCTGGCTCTGCGAGGTGGCCTTCCAGATACGCTTGCCGCCAGTCACGGTCCAGAGTTATCCTCCGAACAGCGTAATTCGACTCACCGAAGGCCCGAGACCCGAGCCGATGCCACGAGAGATGCCGCGTCCCTCCCGGCGTCGGTTTTCCCTGCTCGACGGGATGATCCTCGTCGCCTCGATGGCTCCGGGTCTTGCAATGTCCCGGTCCTGGGTCGAGGAACTCCCTAACAATTTTTTCCAGGGCAGCCCGTTGGGTTCCGTGTGGAGTGCAACCGGCTATCTCATGGCGCTGGCGACACCAGTGCTCCTCTCGATGACTCCGGGGCTACTCGTCCTCAGACTCCGCCCACCGAGACGTGCTGGGAGACGACTCTGGCATTCTCGAGGGACGATCACCCTTGCCACTCTGTCGATCGTTGCCCCGGTCGGCGGGACTGCCCTCTGGCTCATGTTCCAACTCGCCCCAGACGGGCCACCCGATGCTTACCAGATCGTCGTGATTTTCCTCCTGGTGTCGACCTTGCTCGGCACGGCGTCCGGAACGATCGCCTTCGTCAGCCGGTTGATCAGACTCCGAGGGCGATCACTCGACTGGGTTGATCATCTCGGCAGGGTCTGGGGATGGCTCTGGATCGTCCTTGCCTTCATCAACTTCTGGACACTCCTGCGTTGACCTCGATGATTCCCAATGGCGGCTTGAACGAACGCCCCTGCCTCGTCACCGGCGCCACCGGCCTGCTCGGCAGCCACATCGCCGAGCGGCTCGTTGCTCGGGGAGAGCCGGTCCGAGCCCTCGTCCGGGCGACCAGTGATACCAGATTTCTCGAATCGCTCGGCGTGGAACTCGTCGTTGGCGACCTGACTGACGCGGAATCCTGCGCCGAGGCCCTCAAGAACATCCGGGTCGTCTACCATGCCGCGGCGAAGGTGGGAGATTGGGGGACATGGGACGAGTTCCAGTCTGCTTGTCTCGATGCAACTGAGTCGCTCGCCCGAGCGGCGATTGCTTCCGGGGTGCATCGCTTCCTGCACATCAGCTCGACCAGCGCTTATGGCCATCCCCCTCGGACCGGCAAGGCGATCAGCGAGGATCATCCGCTCGGTGTCGGCCTTTGGTGGCCCTGGGACTATTACACCATCAGCAAGGTCGAATCGGAACGGATTCTCTGGCGTCTGGCGAGAGAGGAAGGACTTCCCTTGACCGTTATCCGGCCAAGCTGGCTCTACGGCGAACGCGACCGGACGACCGTTGCTCGCATGATTCGCCGCATGCGAGGGGCCGGGATTCCGGTCATTGGCCCTGGAGACAATCCGCTGAGTGCCATCTATGCCGGAAATGTTGCTGATGCCTGCATCCTTGCGGCCGAGGACCCCTCTTCGGAACACGAGGCGTACAACATCACCGACCAGGGGCCAATGACCCAGCGAGAGTTTCTTCGATACTTCGCTGAGGCCGCCGGAGCCGGACCCCCTCGGTGGTACCGTCGGCTGCCGCATTTCTATCCGATGGTGTTTGGTGGTTCGCTGGTTATTGAAGCCTATGCCCGGCTCATGGGCTGGCCGAAGGCGCCCATCATCACCCGGTATGCAACTTGGCTGATGGCCCGACGGATTTGGTACAGTACCGAGAAGGCTCGATCGCGGCTGGGCTGGAATCCTGCCCTCGGCAATGCGGAAAGCATTGCTCAGACGGTTCGTTGGTTCCTGGACCAGGACACCGAGCACCACAACTCGTTGACGGTCGCTGCACCCGACCGGGCCTGAGTTCCTCGATGGCGGCATCCGGAGAAAAACGCGCGTTTTCTCCACGATCTGTGATCCAAGGACAACGTGACGTAGCGACCTGCTCCGTTCCCATCGTAGAATAGGATCATCCGACTGATTGTGGACGAGGCAGAGTCTCCTGGCGATGCCGATCGCAGACGGAAGGGGAATAGCGATGGGGCTCAATCCGGAGACGACCCCGGACCCGATCGATGGCATCGCCCGAGCAGACCTGGAGCGGGCCATCCTGATTTATCTGGAACGTGCCTATCCAGAGGGAACTTTCCCGGAGGCGGTGCGCCGCCGTCTGGCCTGGCGAGAGGCCCCCGGCGTGGTTCCCTTGCACGACCGTCAGATCTTTGAGGCGTCGAGTTCCGGCCCCGAGGGATCACCGATTTATGCGATCCGCCTGGGGAATTCAAGATATCCGCACATGAAGTTGCAAGTGCAGCCCTGGCCATCCGATGCCGGGTTCCTGCTTTCCGTCAATTCACATGATCAGGTCGCCCCGCCGGATCCGTCCTCGCCCGAGGCAGATGCCTTTCGAGCCTTGCAGGCGGCCAATCAACATTACAAAGAGCAAATCGAGTCGGCCTGGGAAGCGGCCGGACTGCCTACGTTCCTTGGTTATCTGAAGCATTACATTCAGAACGAGGAAGCCAAGCTCGCGAATCCAGGACCGGGGATGTCCGACGATCGGACCTGACTGAGTCTACCACCAGGCGAGCGCGCAATGATTCCTCCCTTGGCTTGAAGGGAGGGGCGCTTCAAGCTGAGCTTACTCGGTTGTTCCCGGGCGTCCCGACCCTTCATCGGGAAGCTCCGGCTCAAGGCTCGTTCCTGAATCGTCTGGAACTGGCAGGGTATTCGGGTGACGAGGCAGTTGGATCCGAAAGCAAGAACCCTGACCCGGAGTGCTTCGGAACGAGGCGAAACCTCCATGCATTTCGGCGAAGGTGCGGACGAGGCTCAAGCCTAATCCAATGCCGCGCTTGCCGAACTGGAAGTCGCCCGACGAGTGGTGCATGGTGTCAAACCCGGTGAAGAAGGGCTCGAAGACAAGGTCCTGCTCGTTCGGGTCGATCCCGACCCCCTCGTCGCAGACCTCGAAGGCCACGGCATCTTCTCCTTCCGGACCAGCCCAGACTCGGATCAATCCTTGATCTGGGGTGAACTTGATCGCATTGATGACCAGATTGGACAGCGCATCGGCCACCTTACCCCGATCGACCTCAGCCACGCCGAGCTCGGGCTCGACCACCAGCTCGATTCGCTGCTGCCGAGCGTCGAGATAGGGGTGAACGTCCTCGATGACCTGGGAAACCAGCGACTTCAATTCGACCGATTCGGCGTCGAGCATCGGTGCGAGGCGATCTGCGTGCAAAAGCTTGATCATTCGCTCGACCGTTGATGCGAGCCGTCGGCCTGCCGCAAGAATGCGCTCAACCCAACCACTGGTCAGATCATCTGGCTCGGCTGTGTTCCCCTGGGTCAGCTTCCAGAGTTCTGCCATCCCGAGCACGATTGTCACCGGCGTGTTGAGTTCGTGGCTGGCCACCTCGATAAAGTTCGACTTCAGGCGGTTTGCTTCCTGGAGTCGGAGGTTCGCGGCACGAAGTTCCTCGATCAGGCGTTGTTTCTCGACAATCAGATTGCGATGCTCAACCGCTTGCCGGATGACCGTGGCGAGTTCTTCCGGGTCCCAGGGCTTGGCAATATATCGGAAGACATGCCCCTCGTTGATGGCGTCGATTACCGCTTTCAGGTCCGCGTAACCGGTGATCAACAGGCGGGTGGCCTCGGGACGAATGACACGAGCCTGGCTGAGAAACTCGACGCCGGTCATCTCCGGCATCCGCTGGTCAGACATGATGACGCTGACGGTTTCCCGACCAAGAATTTCGAGTGCCTCGGCCCCCCGGCTGGCGGTCAAGACTCGGTAATCAAGTCGGAACAGGTCGAAAAGCGAGCGGAGCACCTCCGGCTCGTCATCGACGACCAGAAGCACCGGGCGACTTCGTCCGGAGGCAGGAGTGCGGCGCTGGGTCACGGCCTCGGCCACGGCTTTTACGCCTCCTGGCCAGCGTGGTGTTTGGGAACCGCATCGGGGGGGAATCGCTTGGTCAAGGTCACCTCGTTCCCGGCCTCGTTGTGCCGCAATTCGTCGAGCATACCACGAGCGATCAGCAAGCCGAAGCCCCCCTCGCGTAATCCCAGGCTCTGACGAACCTCCAGGTGGGCCAGGGGATTGTCCCGGCAGGCGGCGTGCGGCAGCATCGCCCGATCGAAGCCCGAGCCCTGATCGCGGATGCAGATCTCGACCCGGTCGTCGAAGACCCGATAACTGATCTCGACAGGGAGATCGATCTGCATGCGGTTGCCCCACTCGATGGCGTTCTGACCAATCTCCAGGACGGCCTGTTGGAGATGCTGGACCTGTTCGATCGTCAACGGAGTCGCGCGATAGAGCCCAACGAGAAAATCATTGACCTGCCGGAGAAATTTCGGAGCGCTGTCGAGCTCGATGTGAATCTCCCCGCGAAGCCGTTCTCGTTCCGCCGTGTCTGCCCACGAGAGGGCCAGATCAATCGCCTGGTACAGGTCGCTTGGACCGTAGGGCTTGGTCAGGTAGGAATTTGCTCCCACCCGAAATCCCAGTCGTCGGTGCGAGTCGCCATGCAGGGCCGTGACCATGATGATTGGCAAGCTCATGGTTTCGGGAACCGATCGGATCTGTCGGCAGACCTCAAACCCATCGATGTCCGGCAGCATGAGGTCGAGCAAGACAAAGTCGGGGCGAAACGTGCGAACATGATCGACCCCGGATCGGCCGTCGAAGGCCATTTTCGGCTCGATTTGTCGAAGTCGCAGAAACGACGCAGCCATCTCGGCCTGGTCCGGGTCATCCTCGACGATCAGGGCCGTCTCCATCGTCGATAAGCCTCCGCCGGGACGAGGGAACCTGCCCAGGAGACTCGTCCCCGAGGGTTGACACCGTAGCGGTTCCAACCGAGCACCACAACTTCGAGCCGTTCTGCGATCGGACCGATCCGAAATCAATGCTCAAGGGTGCATCGTTCGCCAGATTTCGGATGCCTCGGAACGATTGGACGCAACACGATCACGATGATTCATACTCGGCCTGAAGAACAGAACGAAGGTGCTCATCATTGCGATCTCTTGAAAATCGTATGCCGATGAGGCGGGCGAGTCTAGCCTTGAGTCTTCGGCCGATCGAGCTTGGACCTCGACCGTGCTCAGACTCTCAGGAAAGGCGATTGTCATCTCCGACGAGACTCGACTCGCGGATCTGTTCCGACACCTTCCTGATTGTCGCAGGGCTCATAACATCCGCAAGCTATCGGCCTTTCTCGCGCGGATCAAGAGGCCAGATGAGCCTCGGCGCGATCTGTGCGCTCGTCAGTCTCGACGAGACGGACGAGGTGTGCTGCTCACCGGCCCGGGACGTTGACGGTCCGGATCCGAGGATGGAGTTCCCTCGAACGGATCGGGGGCCGGCTCGATTCGTTCGGTCGCGTCTGGCAGGGCTCCAAGGGTCGGTGCCGTTGGAGGGACCGGGGCTCCAGGCTGCTCCGCCCGCTCGATGCGGAGGTCGTCGAAGAAGACCTCTCCGCTTGTTGCCGCCAGACCGAGGGTCACGGTCAGCTCTCCGTCCTCGGGAGCCCTCCGATAGAGCACGACTCTCCGCCATTCGGGCAAGGCCGAAAACTGGCGATATTGCATCAATTCACCGCCGATCGAGTCTCGGATGATCACCCCGCCCCCACTTCCGGGGGTCTGGAACACCGGCATTTTCACCAGAACCGAGATCCGGAGAAACTCGTGACGTCGGACCGAAATCGGTGGGCTCTGAATCGCCACAGTCGGCCGGTCCTGCACGGGCGGGAACTCCTCGATCGACTGCCCCTCGGCGGGCTGCACGCGCAATCGGAGCAACCGCTCACTGCCGCGGACGTTGCTGGTCGGGTCGGCCTCGATGTCGATCAATCCTTCGAGTCCGGGAACCTCGTACCCGACGCTGGTCCATCCCTCTCGAACGTAAAGCGCCGGGTCGGCTTCCTCGAACTCGCCGCTCGGCAAGAGATTACGTCCGAAGGGGTAGGTTCGGATCGTACTCGTCCAGAACAGTTCGAGTTGAGGCAGGGTGTTGAAGCACATCAACGGGGGAGCTGAGATGGGAGTGAGTTCGAGCTTCACCTCTGGATCATGGGCGAAGACGGTCGAGTCTTTCAGGTCCTTCATGGCTCGCATGTGGTGTTGCTTCATCAAAATTTGCAGTGGGCGGATCACGCGTCGAGCGTTGGCGAAGGCGATTTCGGCTTCTCCACGAGACAGGCCCGCCCGAGCAGCACGAAGCTGCTCCTCAGCAATTGCCAGCAGCGTATCGCTCCCTTTCACGTCGAAACCGTCGAGCACCAACTGTGAGTGGGACTCGACGATGGCGTCCCGCTGAAGTTCGGCCTGTTCGATTGCGAGCTCAGCCGCGATCGGAGCCCAGGAGGCAATCGTCTGTTCGAGCTGACGGATCAGCTCGGTGTTGGGGGTCAGCAAGATCCAGGCCGTTGCTCCAAAGTCGGTCAGATGGAGCTCGATTCCCCCGGGAACCCGTTTGCGATCAAGATTTCGGATGCCTCCCAGCGTAATCTCCCAGGCAGAGACGTTCGTATGCCCGGGAACCGTCAGGCGTACTTCCTTCTGGGCAAGCTGGCCCGGAACCCACTGCGCATCCCAGTCCAGGTTGCTGACAAGCAGCAAGGTTCCTCGGCGATCAGGAGTGGTGAAGCCAACCGCCTGAATATGGCTAAGAGCCCCGATCTCCTGCTTTTGCGTCGGATCACGCCGGGTGTAGTTTTCTTCGATCGGCCTGCCGGTTTCAATTCCGAGGGGGGGATAGACCTTGTACGAGTGGATGGTTCCCACGTTTCGTGCGAGAATTTCCTGGAACAGGTCGATCTCTGCGTTGAGCAGTTGCAGCTCAATCAATCGAGCGCGGCCCGAGGTTCGGGTCAGCTCGGCATCTCCTCGGTAACCAATTCCTCGGTATCCGGCCGAAAGGGCGGCCGCCGTGGCGATCCGGATTTGCTCGGGCAAGATCTGAGGACGCCCCCACGAGGGCGGGGGGTCGGAGCCGTAGATGGCCCGCTGGAGCTCAGGAGGGGCCGAGGCGGGAATCCAGGTCCAGAACAACGCCTCGACATTCGTCAAACCGGTCAGATCGCGCCGCTGGGCCAGGTAATTGAAGTAGTGAAGCGGTTGGGTCATCGTCCCCCAGGGAGTCCCGTGAGCCCCGACCAGATCCATTCGGCCCGGTCGGCTCGTATAGAGGGCGTGTTCCCCGGCCACGTCACCGGTTGTCAGGATCGAAACACCCGATGCGGTGTCCACGTCCTGCACCGAATCGACGGCAGCCCGAACTCGCTTCAAGGTCGCCTGGCGATCATTCCAAAGGTCCTGACCTCCCAGTTTCTCGCCCAGGTGCCAGAAGGCGACTGCTTCTCGCCTGGGATAGGAGGTCATGGCCGATGACAGGGTTGCCGCGTCGGCCGCTCCGAGCAGCGAATCGCCAAGCATTGGCATCAAGAGCATCCCCGAGTCGACCGCTCGGTTGACGTTTTCAATCGAGGTCCCCGATCGGACCGCGAACACGTCGAACCCGAACCGTCTCAATTCCTCGGGAGAGGCTCCGGGCGCATCGATAATCGTAGGGAGCCACGGAAAATACGCCCGAAGCGGCTCGTCGAGCAGTTCTAGGCGGTTGCGATTGAATCGAAATCGACCGCCGGCCAGGGCCGGGTCGTCACCGGGAGACGAAAGGTCGGGACCGAGCTCCTCCGCACCATCCGGACTGTCTGAGGCAAACCCGATCCGCGGATTGGGCCGATTCGCCAGCAATTCGGGATCGACCGGGGCGATGCGCAAGGCGTCGACCATCACCTCCGACTCTCCCGTCCCGCCGTACAGATTCAGAACGATCCGATCGAGGTAGGCCCCTTCGATGCGGACCTTCTGATTCGATTTGAGCCGGAGAATTCGGGCCTGACGTTCGACGTTTGAGGGCAGCTCTCGCAGTTCCAGACGACGCCAACGGCCGGATTCCTCATAGAGCGTGCCGCCGACATTGACATAGAACGGCTGGCCAGTTTCCGGGTCGAGGTCGTTCGGCAAGACCACCCGGCCAATGATCTGCACACCGGGCCGGTTCGACCGGACGTAAATCGAGACGCGTAAGTCCTCGCTGAGGGGCAGCTTTGGCAAGGGATAACTTGCATAGACGCCACTGCCCGGACCCGCCACGAACTGAAACCGCTCGCTCAATCCCTCAAACGCCCCTTCACTCGTCCGATCATGCACACGCATCTGCAAGGGGGCATCGGCCGCCTCTTGCCGGAATGCCACGCGAGGATCCTCGAAGTCCTCGGCCAAGGTGCTGATGGTCTGGCTCGGTGGCTCCTCCATCGGTTCGGGAGGATCGACGCGAGAGGATTCCGGGGCAGCGGGAACGCGTCCCTGGGTCGGGATCGGGGCCTCGGCGGGCAAGTCGCGGGCATCACCCTCGATCGTCGGAGCGGGGACCGGAAGTTCAGGTAGTTCCAGACTGGGAGGCTCGGGGACTTCGAAGGTCTGAGCAACCGATTCTGCGCCTCTGGTCATCACCAAAATCGTCAGGAATGCCAGACAGACCCAGGTTCGCACGCGCATGTAAACTTGCTTCTTGGGCCGATCTCCACCGGAGGGGAGTGCCTGCCGCGAATCGCTCCCGAGGGAATCGTTCATGACTCCGGGCCTCCCTGCCACTTTAGCCGTCAATTCTCGACCCGCTCCCCGATCCTCCGGGGACAGCGTGACGATCCAGGTACGTTCTCGTTGAGAAAGGGATGGGGCCAGTCGGTCGATCGCGGAAGCATGGCTTCGCTGTCGGCAATCGAGAATCCCCCGAGTGTTCCTGGACGTCGACAATACATCGCGCGACGCAAGTTACTCTCGGTTCTCATTGTCGAGAAGGCCAGTTTTTCCGGGCGACTCGGGAAGTGAAGCCCACCGACCCAGCCACTCCAGTACGACTCGGCCCACGGCCTCGATCGCTCCGACATCGCAGGCCTCGGGACGATCATCGAGCGTGTGCCATTGGGGATAATCGAGATCCACCAGGGCGATTGCTGGCACCCCGATTCCGAGCAGCGGCAAGTGGTCGTCCTCGACGTAATGTCCCCAATCGTCCGAGAATCGTGACGTTCCACGATTTCGGGCCACGTTCCAGAGGTCTTCGGTCAACCAGGCCGCGTAATCCCTTCCAAACCCTTCTCGGGTCAGGCACATCTCTCGGCCAGCGATCATGTCGAGCACCACGGCCGCCGCGTAGCTCGGCCCCCCTGCCCGCTCCTGGTTTCGGGCTCGGAGGGCAAATTCGCAGGAGCCGAGGCAGTAGTCTCCCACTTCGTCGAAGACCAGTTCCTCGGCATCAAACATCACCAAATCGACCCCCGCCGAACCGGGCAGTTCGGTCAGATGCCTCGCGAGTTCCATCAACGCCGCGACCCCCGAGGCACCATCGTTCGCTCCCAGGAAGGGGCCAAGCACACGGGTCGGATCACGCTCTCGGTCCGCTCTCGGTCGGGTATCGCCGTGCCCGCCGATGAGAACACGATCCGGTCGTTCGGGTCGCCACGAGCCCACAACATTCGCCAGCCTGACTGTGCGTTCCGAGAGCGGGTGAACCCCTTCGAACTCCTGGATGCTCACCTCAGCGCCGTGTGATCGGAATGCCTCGGCCACAATCCCCCGCTGCCGCTCCATCGCCTCCGAACCTGCCGGCCTCGGTCCTAGACTGCAAAGCCGGATCAGGTCGTTCATCGCCCGATGGCCGTCGAAGCGGTCAGCATAGGTGGAAGGATTCATGGGTCAATCCGCTCCAGGACGACCCCTTTGAGGTCCATGACCCCGGCTCCCGGAACCTCGACGGCGCGTATCGTGAGGACCTGCCGACCAGTTCCAAGGCGCAGCAAGCCAAGGGAAAGTTCGTTCCAGTCCTTTTCATAAGCTTCCCCTCTCCAGTCCCCTTGATCGTTGAAGGAGCCGCGCGGCACGCGGTCGGGACTGGGGATTGGCGCGGGGTCGTGTGCTTCGGTGAGTATTCCTTCAACTGATGACTCCCCTGCCTCGACTCGGACGCGCGCCCCCAGATTGGCATCGGGGGCCGTGTAGCGAAGTGTCACACGGTAGTCGCCCGCCTGGAGCACATCGAGATCGAACTGAATGCGTTGATCCGTGCGGGTCCAGTTGGTGAGCCAGTCGTTCGCATAGCCATGCGTGGCCCACCAGCGAATGCCCCCCTCGAAAGTCGCATCGGGGCCAAGCAAGGTAACGATGGGCCGATCGGGATGGCCGACCGGGACGGGGATTGCACGGTCCCAGTCCTGGGTGACTTCGGCGAACCAGGAGTCGTAAGCCCGCGCCAGGGTCCGGGTCTGTTCCGGGTGGTCCGCAGCGATATTGCGCTGCTGGCTGGGATCGGCGATCATGTCGTACAGTTGCTCACTGTTTCGCTCTCGGACGTAGCGAAATTGTTGGGTCCGAACCGACCCGGGCAACGGCGAGCCATCTTCCGGGATCGGGCGGCATTGATTGGTAAAGAGCAACCGATCGGGCCAGTCAGGCTCGAAGCCGTCGAGTAACGGGAGAAGGCTCACTCCGTCGAAGGCAACCCCCTTGGGCGGTTCGACCCCACAGAGTTCCAGCAGGGTTGGCATCAGGTCGATGTGGGCGGTGATTTGCGAGACGGTTGTTCCTGGGGCAAGTTGTCCGGGCCAGCGGAGGAACATTGGAACGCGGGTCCCTCCCTCGTGAATGCTCCCCTTGCGCCCTCGCATTCCGCCGTTATAGCGATCGGTGTTTGGGCCGTTGTCGGAGAAGAAAACAACAATCGTTTCCTCTGCCAGTTCCAGGGCATCAAGCGTTTGGAGGATGCGAGCAATGTTGGCATCGACCTGCTCGGTCATGGCGTAAACAGAGGCGAGCTTGGGGTCGAGGCCTTGATTCGCATACTTTTGAAAGAATGTCTCGGGAACCTGATCGGGGCTGTGCGGAACATTGTACGGAATGTAGCAGAAGAACGGCTGATCACGGTGCCGCCCGATGAAGTCGATCGCGGCATCGGTGAGGATATCGGTGACGTAGCCCTCTGGCGTGATGGGGCGGCCGTTTCTCTCCAACAGTGGATTGAAATAGTTGTTCAGATGACCGCCACAGAATCCGAGGAACTCGTCAAATCCCTGGCCATTGGGGTGCATCGGGTAATGGGCCCCGTTGTGCCACTTGCCGAAACAGCCGGTGGCATAGCCGGCATCTCGCAAGGCCTCCGCGAGCGTGATCTCCTCGCTTCGCATCGACTCCAGACGATGCGTGACCCAGACGGTCCCGGTGCGCAGATGATCCCGCCCGGTGAGCAGACTCGCTCTGGTAGGAGCACAAACCGGGCTCACGAAGAACCGATCGAATCGAACCCCTTGACCGGCCAGAAGGTCAAGGGTTGGTGTGTCGATCCCGGGGTTGCCGTGGCAACGGACATCCCCCCACCCCTGGTCGTCGGTGAGGATGATCAACACGTTCGGCCGTCTTTGCGATCCCTCTCCCTTGCTGACTTCCGGCATGAAGCAAAGGAACGCGATGACAAGTGAGAGGGCGGTGGATCGGACGAGATCGTGCATCAGTCGACTCCAGGATCAGTGATGATTTCCAATTGACGGATATTGGCAAATCAACTGTTCGAGGCGTTCCAGGGGTAGGCCAACCACATTCGACCAGCTTCCGGACGTGACGGAGACGATCGGGTCGTTGTCCTGCACGCCATAGGCCCCCGCCTTCCCCTCCCATTGACCAGAGTCGAGGTGGGCGATCCGTTCGTCGTCAGTCATTGCTCGAACGTGCACCACGCTCGTTTCGACTGCGCCGACCCATTCGTGGCGTTCGGCGCGGTAGAGACAGAGCCCGGTCAGAATCGCTACCTCTCGCCCTTCCTGAGCGCGGATCATCCGCTCTGCGTCCTGACGATCGACGGGCTTATTGAGCAAGTTGCCGTCGAGCGTACACGTCGTGTCGGCGGCAAGGATCAGGCCCGAGCCGCGGCGCAGGGCGACGGCATGGGCCTTGCGCCAGGCCAGTTCCGCGACGTAAGCAGCTGCGTCGACCGGCCCCTCGGGTTCCAGTTCCTCGACCCCGGAGGGATCGACCTCAATCGAGTACCCAGCCTCGGTCAGCAGTTGCCGGCGTCGGGGAGATGCGCTGGCGAGGATCAATCGCATGGTTCGAGGTCGGCTCCGAGGTTCGAGGAGAGCGGAAGGATGCGATCAGACCTGTTCCGGAATGCCGAACGGTTCGCGGTACGATCGGCGAGTCAGGCTCTGAGCCTCAGAATCATTGAGGATTTCCTCGGTCGTCGGGTCGAGGGTGAGGAATCCTCGGCCGGTTCGGGCCGTGATGTTGATCAGGTGGGCCAGAGCGGCCGAGTGATGCCCCTCCTCGATATCGGCGTGGGGACGACGGCCCGAGGCGATGGCGTCGAGAAAGTCCTCGAAGTGGTGTCGGTCGGAGAACGGCTCCGATTCGACCGGTACCTGGTCGTTGCCTTCAAACAGTCGCCAGCCGGATCGGCCGATCTCAACGCGTCCCTTCGTGCCGTAGAAGATCACGCCGTTCTCGAAGCCGTTCTGAACGTAGGGGGACCAGTCGCGCTGCTCGAAGACGAGGATGGCCGGGGTGTCCGGGAAGGTAAACGTGGCAAACGCGGTATCGGGGGTCTCCCAGCGTGCGTTGACCGCCTTGAAGGCGGTGCAGGAGACGGTGCTGGGCATCCCCACGCCGAGCCCCCAGCGGGCGATGTCGAGGTCGTGGACGCCGTCGTTGCCCACGTCTCCGGTCCCGTAGTCCCACTGCCAGTGCCAGCTATAGTGGAACCGATTCGGGTTGAAGGGACGCTTGGGGGCGGGGCCGAGCCAGAGGTTGTAGTCGACCCCTTCAGGTGGCGGCCCGTCCTCGGCCTCGGGCAGGTCGGGGCGATATTGACTGTTCCAGGCCTTGGCCTGGAGGATCGTTCCGATCCGGCCGGAGGGCAGGACCTCCTCGATCACGTGGCGATAATGCGGCGTGCTGCGGCTCTGAGTGCCGACCTGCACGACGCGGTCGTACTTCCGAGCGGCCTCAATCATCTTCCGCCCTTCCCAAAGCGTATGGGAGGCGGGCTTCTCCACATAAACATGCTTCCCAGCCTGGCAGGCCTTGACAGTCGCCGGCGCGTGCCAGTGATCGGGAGCGCCGATGACCAGGGCATCGACCTCTGGATCATCGAGCACCCGGCGGAAGTCGGTCGCGGTCTTTGGCTCGGAACCTTGCCGCTCGGCAATTGCTGGGACCGCCTGGCGGAATAGGTTCGTGTCCACGTCGATTAGGTGAGTGACCTGCGACCCCGGCAAGGCCGCGAAACTCTGGGCGAGTCCCCCTCCTCGTCCCCGAATACCCATGACAGCGATGTTGACGCGATCGG
This window harbors:
- a CDS encoding Maf family protein, which gives rise to MRLILASASPRRRQLLTEAGYSIEVDPSGVEELEPEGPVDAAAYVAELAWRKAHAVALRRGSGLILAADTTCTLDGNLLNKPVDRQDAERMIRAQEGREVAILTGLCLYRAERHEWVGAVETSVVHVRAMTDDERIAHLDSGQWEGKAGAYGVQDNDPIVSVTSGSWSNVVGLPLERLEQLICQYPSIGNHH
- a CDS encoding Gfo/Idh/MocA family protein, whose protein sequence is MTESNRRAFLGQSGAAIAAGLTLLPARSGKAAPSDRVNIAVMGIRGRGGGLAQSFAALPGSQVTHLIDVDTNLFRQAVPAIAERQGSEPKTATDFRRVLDDPEVDALVIGAPDHWHAPATVKACQAGKHVYVEKPASHTLWEGRKMIEAARKYDRVVQVGTQSRSTPHYRHVIEEVLPSGRIGTILQAKAWNSQYRPDLPEAEDGPPPEGVDYNLWLGPAPKRPFNPNRFHYSWHWQWDYGTGDVGNDGVHDLDIARWGLGVGMPSTVSCTAFKAVNARWETPDTAFATFTFPDTPAILVFEQRDWSPYVQNGFENGVIFYGTKGRVEIGRSGWRLFEGNDQVPVESEPFSDRHHFEDFLDAIASGRRPHADIEEGHHSAALAHLINITARTGRGFLTLDPTTEEILNDSEAQSLTRRSYREPFGIPEQV